A part of Vulpes vulpes isolate BD-2025 chromosome 15, VulVul3, whole genome shotgun sequence genomic DNA contains:
- the LOC112909220 gene encoding LOW QUALITY PROTEIN: GSK-3-binding protein FRAT2 (The sequence of the model RefSeq protein was modified relative to this genomic sequence to represent the inferred CDS: deleted 1 base in 1 codon) has product MPCRREEEEEAGEEAEGEAEEEEEDSFLLLEQSVTLGGSGEVDLLVAQIGETLQLDAAQDSPASPCAPPGPPLQPPRPPAAVRADKARPPALPLLLPPAPAEAVGPAPPGALRCALGDRGRVRGRAAPYFVAELAAGPSALPGPCRRGWLRGAVASRRLQQRRWPPAGTRARDDDPHRLLQQLVLSGNLIKEAVRRLQRASPRWQPRAPRAPLGPAAAAHRTLSPCSPPAPCTDPGRREEERDAAAQTRQHPALASPELKPPPPPPPPPPPPPWERPPRLRGDAWGDLEARSSQPRRGCRRTRAWKSAPARAQTCRVSVSACTSGPRTRDKPGELWQLLASTCT; this is encoded by the exons ATGCCGTGccggagggaggaggaagaggaagccgGCGAGGAAGCGGAgggggaggcggaggaggaggaggaggacagcttCCTCCTGCTGGAGCAGTCGGTGACGCTGGGCGGCTCGGGCGAGGTGGACCTGCTGGTGGCCCAGATCGGCGAGACGCTGCAGCTGGACGCGGCGCAGGACAGCCCGGCCTCCCCGTGcgcgcccccggggccgccgctgcagcccccgcggcccccggcggCCGTGCGGGCGGACAAGGCCCGGCCCCCCGCGCTGCCGCTGCTCCTGCCGCCCGCGCCGGCCGAGGCGGTGGGCCCGGCGCCCCCGGGGGCCCTGCGCTGCGCCCTCGGGGACCGCGGCCGCGTGCGGGGTCGGGCTGCGCCCTACTTCGTGGCCGAGCTCGCCGCGGGCCCCAGCGCGCTGCCCGGGCCGTGCCGCCGAGGGTGGCTGCGGGGCGCCGTTGCCTCCCGCCGTCTGCAGCAGCGACGATGGCCCCCAGCCGGGACGCGCGCCCGCGACGACGACCCGCACCGGCTCCTGCAGCAGCTGGTGCTCTCGGGGAACCTCATCAAGGAGGCGGTGCGGAGGCTTCAGCGAGCC TCGCCGCGGTGGCAGCCACGGGCCCCGCGAGCGCCTCTGGGCCCGGCGGCCGCAGCGCACCGGACCCTGTCGCCCTGCAGCCCTCCGGCGCCTTGCACTGACCCGGGGCGCCGGGAGGAGGAAAGGGACGCCGCTGCGCAGACCCGACAGCACCCCGCCCTCGCCAGCCCGGAGCtgaagccgccgccgccgccgccgccgccgccgccgccgccaccctGGGAGCGACCGCCCAGGCTGCGGGGAGACGCCTGGGGAGACCTCGAGGCCAGAAGTTCCCAGCCCCGGCGAGGCTGTCGGAGAACACGAGCGTGGAAAAGTGCACCGGCCAGGGCGCAGACGTGCCGTGTGAGCGTGTCCGCGTGCACCTCGGGGCCAAGGACCAGGGATAAACCGGGAGAACTGTGGCAGCTACTTGCATCGACTTGTACCTGA
- the LOC112908489 gene encoding proto-oncogene FRAT1: MPCRREEEEEAGEEAEGEAEEEEEDSFLLLEQSVTLGGSGEVDLLVAQIGETLQLDAAQDSPASPCAPPGPPLQPPRPPAAVRADKARPPALPPLLPPAPAEAVGPAPPGALRCALGDRGRVRGRAAPYFVAELAAGPSASSPLAPQPGLDGPSGADKRAAPQPLSGPCRRGWLRGAAASRRLQQRRGPQPESRTGDDDPHRLLQQLVLSGNLIKEAVRRLHSRRLQIHAKLPQRPLSGPLSAPVHEPPSPRSPRAACSYSGASGRRAQPRTGDGVPVPGS, from the coding sequence ATGCCGTGccggagggaggaggaagaggaagccgGCGAGGAAGCGGAgggggaggcggaggaggaggaggaggacagcttCCTCCTGCTGGAGCAGTCGGTGACGCTGGGCGGCTCGGGCGAGGTGGACCTGCTGGTGGCCCAGATCGGCGAGACGCTGCAGCTGGACGCGGCGCAGGACAGCCCGGCCTCCCCGTGcgcgcccccggggccgccgctgcagcccccgcggcccccggcggCCGTGCGGGCGGACAAGGCCCGGCCCCCCGCGCTGCCGCCGCTCCTGCCGCCCGCGCCGGCCGAGGCGGTGGGCCCGGCGCCCCCGGGGGCCCTGCGCTGCGCCCTCGGGGACCGCGGCCGCGTGCGGGGTCGGGCTGCGCCCTACTTCGTGGCCGAGCTCGCCGCGGGCCCCAGCGCGTCGTCGCCGCTGGCCCCTCAGCCCGGCCTTGACGGGCCCTCGGGAGCGGACAAGCGGGCCGCCCCGCAGCCGCTGTCGGGCCCGTGCCGGCGAGGGTGGCTGCGgggcgccgccgcctcccgccgcctccAGCAGCGACGCGGGCCCCAGCCCGAATCCCGCACCGGCGACGACGACCCGCACCGGCTCCTGCAGCAGCTGGTGCTCTCGGGGAACCTCATCAAGGAGGCGGTGCGGAGGCTTCATTCGCGACGGCTGCAGATACACGCAAAGCTTCCCCAGCGCCCGCTCTCCGGGCCGCTGTCGGCCCCGGTGCATGAGCCCCCTTCTCCCCGCAGCCCCCGGGCGGCCTGCAGCTACTCCGGCGCGTCCGGGAGGAGGGCGCAGCCCCGAACTGGCGACGGCGTTCCTGTCCCTGGCAGCTAA